In a genomic window of Equus asinus isolate D_3611 breed Donkey chromosome 11, EquAss-T2T_v2, whole genome shotgun sequence:
- the LOC106839863 gene encoding protocadherin-8 isoform X1: MSPARRGGSPCLFPLQLFSLCWVLSVAQCKTVRYSTFEEDAPGTVIGTLAEDLHMKVSGDTSFRLMKQFNSSLLRVREGDGQLTVGDAGLDRERLCGQAPQCVLAFDVVSFSQEQFRLVHVEVEVRDVNDHAPRFPRAQIPVEVSEGAAVGTRIPLEVPVDEDVGANGLQSVRLSEPHSPFRVELQTRADGAQCADLVLLQELDRESQAAYSLELVAQDGGRPPRSATAALSVRVLDANDHSPAFPQGAVAEVELAEDAPVGSLLLDLDAADPDEGPNGDVVFAFGARTPPEARRLFRLDPRSGRLTLAGPVDYERQDTYELDVRAQDRGPGPRAATCKVIVRIRDVNDNAPDISITPLAAPGAPATSPFAAAAAAAALGGADATSTTGPGTPEAGAISLVPEGAARESLVALVSTSDRDSGANGQVRCALYGHEHFRLQPAYAGSYLVVTAASLDRERIAEYNLTLVAEDRGAPPLRTVRPYTVRVSDENDNAPIFTRPVYEVSVRENNPPGAYLATVAARDPDLGRNGQVTYQLLEAEVGRAGGAVSTYVSVDPATGAIYALRSFDYETLRQLDVRIQASDGGSPQLSSSALVQVRVLDQNDHSPVLVHPAPANGSLEVAVPGRTARDTAVVRVQARDADEGANGELAFDLLQQEPREAFAIGRRTGEIVLTGDLSQEPPGRVFRALLVISDGGRPPLSTTATVSFVVTAGGGHGPVAPASAGSPERSRPPGSRLAASGPALQWDTPLIVIIVLAGSCTLLLAAIIAIATTCNRRKKEVRKGGARREERPGAAGGGASAPGSPEEAARGAGPRPNMFDVLTFPGSGKAPFGSPAADAPPPAVAAAEVPGSEGGSATGESSCHFEGQQRLRGAHAEPYGASPGFGKEPAPPVAVWKGHSFNTISGREAEKFSGKDSGKGDSDFNDSDSDISGDALKKDLINHMQSGLWACTAECKILGHSDRCWSPSCGGSNTHPPPHPPAQMSTFCKSTSLPRDPLRRDNYYQAQLPKTVGLQSVYEKVLHRDYDRTVTLLSPPRPGRLPDLQEIGVPLYQSPPGRYLSPKKEANENV; this comes from the exons ATGAGTCCAGCGAGGCGCGGGGGCAGCCCCTGCCTTTTCCCCTTGCAGCTCTTCAGCCTCTGCTGGGTGCTCTCAGTGGCCCAGTGCAAGACAGTGCGATACAGCACCTTTGAGGAGGACGCCCCTGGTACGGTCATCGGGACCCTGGCTGAGGACCTGCATATGAAAGTGTCCGGAGACACAAGCTTCCGCCTGATGAAGCAGTTCAACAGCTCGCTGCTCAGGGTACGCGAGGGCGATGGGCAGCTGACCGTCGGGGACGCGGGCCTGGACCGCGAGCGGCTGTGTGGCCAGGCCCCTCAGTGCGTGCTGGCCTTCGATGTGGTCAGCTTCTCGCAGGAGCAGTTCCGGCTCGTGCAcgtggaggtggaggtgagggACGTCAATGACCACGCGCCGCGCTTTCCCCGGGCCCAGATCCCCGTGGAGGTGTCCGAGGGAGCAGCGGTGGGCACGCGCATTCCCCTGGAGGTGCCAGTGGACGAGGACGTGGGTGCCAACGGGCTGCAGAGCGTGCGCCTGTCCGAGCCACACAGCCCCTTCCGCGTGGAGCTGCAGACGCGCGCGGACGGCGCCCAGTGCGCTGACCTGGTGCTGCTGCAGGAGCTGGACCGCGAGAGCCAGGCCGCCTACAGCCTGGAGCTGGTGGCCCAGGACGGCGGCCGCCCGCCGCGCTCTGCTACAGCCGCCCTCAGCGTGCGCGTGCTGGACGCCAACGACCACAGCCCGGCATTCCCGCAGGGCGCTGTGGCCGAAGTGGAGCTGGCGGAGGACGCGCCCGTCGGCTCGCTACTGCTGGACCTGGACGCGGCCGACCCCGATGAGGGCCCCAACGGCGACGTAGTGTTCGCCTTCGGCGCCCGCACCCCGCCCGAGGCGCGCCGCCTCTTCCGCCTAGACCCGCGCTCGGGCCGCCTGACCCTGGCGGGACCCGTGGACTACGAGCGCCAGGACACCTACGAGCTGGACGTGCGGGCTCAGGACCGCGGCCCCGGGCCCCGCGCCGCCACCTGTAAGGTCATCGTGCGGATCCGCGACGTCAATGACAACGCGCCGGACATCTCCATCACCCCGCTGGCCGCCCCGGGTGCGCCTGCCACCTCACCTTTCgcagctgctgccgccgccgctgctcTCGGAGGGGCAGACGCGACCTCGACTACTGGGCCTGGGACACCAGAGGCCGGCGCCATCTCGCTGGTGCCAGAAGGGGCGGCGCGCGAGAGCCTGGTGGCGCTGGTCAGCACCTCGGACAGGGACTCGGGAGCCAACGGGCAGGTGCGCTGCGCCCTCTATGGGCACGAGCACTTCCGGCTGCAGCCGGCCTACGCGGGCAGCTACCTGGTTGTGACCGCGGCGTCCCTAGATCGCGAGCGCATCGCGGAGTACAACCTGACGCTGGTTGCTGAGGACCGCGGCGCGCCCCCGCTACGCACCGTGCGCCCCTACACAGTGCGCGTGAGCGACGAGAACGACAACGCGCCGATCTTCACGCGGCCGGTCTACGAAGTGTCTGTGCGTGAGAACAACCCCCCAGGCGCCTATTTGGCCACGGTGGCCGCCCGGGACCCGGACCTGGGCCGCAACGGCCAGGTCACCTACCAGCTGCTGGAGGCCGAGGTGGGCCGCGCAGGGGGTGCCGTGTCCACCTACGTGTCGGTGGACCCGGCTACTGGGGCCATCTACGCGCTGCGCAGCTTCGACTATGAGACGCTGCGCCAGCTTGACGTGCGCATCCAGGCAAGCGACGGCGGCTCCCCTCAGCTCTCCAGCAGCGCCCTGGTGCAAGTTCGGGTGCTGGACCAGAACGATCACTCACCGGTCCTGGTGCACCCAGCGCCAGCCAACGGCTCCCTAGAAGTGGCGGTCCCCGGGCGCACAGCAAGGGACACGGCCGTGGTGCGCGTGCAGGCGCGGGATGCGGACGAGGGGGCCAATGGGGAGCTGGCATTCGACCTGCTGCAGCAGGAGCCGCGAGAAGCCTTCGCCATCGGCCGCCGCACGGGGGAGATCGTGCTCACTGGCGACCTCTCGCAGGAGCCGCCGGGCCGCGTGTTCCGGGCGCTGCTGGTCATATCCGACGGCGGCCGGCCCCCGCTCTCCACCACCGCCACCGTCAGCTTCGTGGTGACAGCAGGCGGCGGGCACGGGCCGGTGGCGCCCGCCAGCGCGGGCAGCCCAGAGCGCTCTCGCCCGCCTGGCTCTCGGCTCGCGGCGTCCGGGCCGGCGCTACAATGGGACACGCCGCTGATCGTCATCATCGTGCTAGCAGGGAGCTGCACGCTGCTGCTGGCTGCCATCATCGCCATCGCCACCACCTGCAACCGCCGCAAGAAGGAGGTGCGCAAAGGGGGGGCCCGCCGGGAAGAGCggcccggggcggcgggcggcggagcCTCGGCTCCCGGCTCCCCGGAGGAGGCCGCCCGGGGAGCCGGGCCCAGGCCCAACATGTTCGACGTGCTCACCTTCCCTGGCAGCGGCAAAGCGCCCTTTGGCAGCCCCGCGGCCGACGCGCCCCCGCCCGCGGTCGCCGCGGCCGAAGTCCCGGGCTCGGAGGGCGGCAGCGCCACCGGGGAAAGCTCCTGTCACTTCGAGGGGCAGCAGCGGCTCCGCGGCGCGCATGCCGAG CCGTATGGTGCCTCCCCCGGCTTCGGAAAGGAGCCGGCGCCCCCCGTGGCGGTCTGGAAAGGACACTCTTTCAACACCATCTCCGGCCGAGAAGCGGAGAAGTTCAGCGGCAAAGACAGCGGCAAAGGGGACAGTGATTTCAACGACAGCGATTCGGACATTAGCGGGGACGCCCTGAAAAAGGATCTCATCAACCACATGCAGAGTG GACTGTGGGCGTGCACGGCTGAGTGTAAGATCCTGGGCCACTCCGACCGCTGCTGGAGCCCATCCTGCGGAGGGTCCAACACGCATCCCCCGCCTCACCCGCCAGCCCAGATGTCAACCTTCTGTAAGAGCACGTCCCTGCCTCGGGATCCTCTGCGCAGGGACAATTACTACCAGGCCCAGCTGCCCAAGACAGTGGGGCTGCAGAGCGTCTATGAGAAAGTGCTACACAGAGACTATGACAGGACAGTCactctgctctccccaccccgTCCAGGGAGGCTCCCAGACTTACAGGAGATCGGGGTGCCCCTCTATCAGTCCCCCCCTGGCAGGTACCTGTCCCCAAAGAAGGAAGCCAATGAAAATGTGTAA
- the LOC106839863 gene encoding protocadherin-8 isoform X2 — protein MSPARRGGSPCLFPLQLFSLCWVLSVAQCKTVRYSTFEEDAPGTVIGTLAEDLHMKVSGDTSFRLMKQFNSSLLRVREGDGQLTVGDAGLDRERLCGQAPQCVLAFDVVSFSQEQFRLVHVEVEVRDVNDHAPRFPRAQIPVEVSEGAAVGTRIPLEVPVDEDVGANGLQSVRLSEPHSPFRVELQTRADGAQCADLVLLQELDRESQAAYSLELVAQDGGRPPRSATAALSVRVLDANDHSPAFPQGAVAEVELAEDAPVGSLLLDLDAADPDEGPNGDVVFAFGARTPPEARRLFRLDPRSGRLTLAGPVDYERQDTYELDVRAQDRGPGPRAATCKVIVRIRDVNDNAPDISITPLAAPGAPATSPFAAAAAAAALGGADATSTTGPGTPEAGAISLVPEGAARESLVALVSTSDRDSGANGQVRCALYGHEHFRLQPAYAGSYLVVTAASLDRERIAEYNLTLVAEDRGAPPLRTVRPYTVRVSDENDNAPIFTRPVYEVSVRENNPPGAYLATVAARDPDLGRNGQVTYQLLEAEVGRAGGAVSTYVSVDPATGAIYALRSFDYETLRQLDVRIQASDGGSPQLSSSALVQVRVLDQNDHSPVLVHPAPANGSLEVAVPGRTARDTAVVRVQARDADEGANGELAFDLLQQEPREAFAIGRRTGEIVLTGDLSQEPPGRVFRALLVISDGGRPPLSTTATVSFVVTAGGGHGPVAPASAGSPERSRPPGSRLAASGPALQWDTPLIVIIVLAGSCTLLLAAIIAIATTCNRRKKEPYGASPGFGKEPAPPVAVWKGHSFNTISGREAEKFSGKDSGKGDSDFNDSDSDISGDALKKDLINHMQSGLWACTAECKILGHSDRCWSPSCGGSNTHPPPHPPAQMSTFCKSTSLPRDPLRRDNYYQAQLPKTVGLQSVYEKVLHRDYDRTVTLLSPPRPGRLPDLQEIGVPLYQSPPGRYLSPKKEANENV, from the exons ATGAGTCCAGCGAGGCGCGGGGGCAGCCCCTGCCTTTTCCCCTTGCAGCTCTTCAGCCTCTGCTGGGTGCTCTCAGTGGCCCAGTGCAAGACAGTGCGATACAGCACCTTTGAGGAGGACGCCCCTGGTACGGTCATCGGGACCCTGGCTGAGGACCTGCATATGAAAGTGTCCGGAGACACAAGCTTCCGCCTGATGAAGCAGTTCAACAGCTCGCTGCTCAGGGTACGCGAGGGCGATGGGCAGCTGACCGTCGGGGACGCGGGCCTGGACCGCGAGCGGCTGTGTGGCCAGGCCCCTCAGTGCGTGCTGGCCTTCGATGTGGTCAGCTTCTCGCAGGAGCAGTTCCGGCTCGTGCAcgtggaggtggaggtgagggACGTCAATGACCACGCGCCGCGCTTTCCCCGGGCCCAGATCCCCGTGGAGGTGTCCGAGGGAGCAGCGGTGGGCACGCGCATTCCCCTGGAGGTGCCAGTGGACGAGGACGTGGGTGCCAACGGGCTGCAGAGCGTGCGCCTGTCCGAGCCACACAGCCCCTTCCGCGTGGAGCTGCAGACGCGCGCGGACGGCGCCCAGTGCGCTGACCTGGTGCTGCTGCAGGAGCTGGACCGCGAGAGCCAGGCCGCCTACAGCCTGGAGCTGGTGGCCCAGGACGGCGGCCGCCCGCCGCGCTCTGCTACAGCCGCCCTCAGCGTGCGCGTGCTGGACGCCAACGACCACAGCCCGGCATTCCCGCAGGGCGCTGTGGCCGAAGTGGAGCTGGCGGAGGACGCGCCCGTCGGCTCGCTACTGCTGGACCTGGACGCGGCCGACCCCGATGAGGGCCCCAACGGCGACGTAGTGTTCGCCTTCGGCGCCCGCACCCCGCCCGAGGCGCGCCGCCTCTTCCGCCTAGACCCGCGCTCGGGCCGCCTGACCCTGGCGGGACCCGTGGACTACGAGCGCCAGGACACCTACGAGCTGGACGTGCGGGCTCAGGACCGCGGCCCCGGGCCCCGCGCCGCCACCTGTAAGGTCATCGTGCGGATCCGCGACGTCAATGACAACGCGCCGGACATCTCCATCACCCCGCTGGCCGCCCCGGGTGCGCCTGCCACCTCACCTTTCgcagctgctgccgccgccgctgctcTCGGAGGGGCAGACGCGACCTCGACTACTGGGCCTGGGACACCAGAGGCCGGCGCCATCTCGCTGGTGCCAGAAGGGGCGGCGCGCGAGAGCCTGGTGGCGCTGGTCAGCACCTCGGACAGGGACTCGGGAGCCAACGGGCAGGTGCGCTGCGCCCTCTATGGGCACGAGCACTTCCGGCTGCAGCCGGCCTACGCGGGCAGCTACCTGGTTGTGACCGCGGCGTCCCTAGATCGCGAGCGCATCGCGGAGTACAACCTGACGCTGGTTGCTGAGGACCGCGGCGCGCCCCCGCTACGCACCGTGCGCCCCTACACAGTGCGCGTGAGCGACGAGAACGACAACGCGCCGATCTTCACGCGGCCGGTCTACGAAGTGTCTGTGCGTGAGAACAACCCCCCAGGCGCCTATTTGGCCACGGTGGCCGCCCGGGACCCGGACCTGGGCCGCAACGGCCAGGTCACCTACCAGCTGCTGGAGGCCGAGGTGGGCCGCGCAGGGGGTGCCGTGTCCACCTACGTGTCGGTGGACCCGGCTACTGGGGCCATCTACGCGCTGCGCAGCTTCGACTATGAGACGCTGCGCCAGCTTGACGTGCGCATCCAGGCAAGCGACGGCGGCTCCCCTCAGCTCTCCAGCAGCGCCCTGGTGCAAGTTCGGGTGCTGGACCAGAACGATCACTCACCGGTCCTGGTGCACCCAGCGCCAGCCAACGGCTCCCTAGAAGTGGCGGTCCCCGGGCGCACAGCAAGGGACACGGCCGTGGTGCGCGTGCAGGCGCGGGATGCGGACGAGGGGGCCAATGGGGAGCTGGCATTCGACCTGCTGCAGCAGGAGCCGCGAGAAGCCTTCGCCATCGGCCGCCGCACGGGGGAGATCGTGCTCACTGGCGACCTCTCGCAGGAGCCGCCGGGCCGCGTGTTCCGGGCGCTGCTGGTCATATCCGACGGCGGCCGGCCCCCGCTCTCCACCACCGCCACCGTCAGCTTCGTGGTGACAGCAGGCGGCGGGCACGGGCCGGTGGCGCCCGCCAGCGCGGGCAGCCCAGAGCGCTCTCGCCCGCCTGGCTCTCGGCTCGCGGCGTCCGGGCCGGCGCTACAATGGGACACGCCGCTGATCGTCATCATCGTGCTAGCAGGGAGCTGCACGCTGCTGCTGGCTGCCATCATCGCCATCGCCACCACCTGCAACCGCCGCAAGAAGGAG CCGTATGGTGCCTCCCCCGGCTTCGGAAAGGAGCCGGCGCCCCCCGTGGCGGTCTGGAAAGGACACTCTTTCAACACCATCTCCGGCCGAGAAGCGGAGAAGTTCAGCGGCAAAGACAGCGGCAAAGGGGACAGTGATTTCAACGACAGCGATTCGGACATTAGCGGGGACGCCCTGAAAAAGGATCTCATCAACCACATGCAGAGTG GACTGTGGGCGTGCACGGCTGAGTGTAAGATCCTGGGCCACTCCGACCGCTGCTGGAGCCCATCCTGCGGAGGGTCCAACACGCATCCCCCGCCTCACCCGCCAGCCCAGATGTCAACCTTCTGTAAGAGCACGTCCCTGCCTCGGGATCCTCTGCGCAGGGACAATTACTACCAGGCCCAGCTGCCCAAGACAGTGGGGCTGCAGAGCGTCTATGAGAAAGTGCTACACAGAGACTATGACAGGACAGTCactctgctctccccaccccgTCCAGGGAGGCTCCCAGACTTACAGGAGATCGGGGTGCCCCTCTATCAGTCCCCCCCTGGCAGGTACCTGTCCCCAAAGAAGGAAGCCAATGAAAATGTGTAA